The sequence below is a genomic window from Cicer arietinum cultivar CDC Frontier isolate Library 1 chromosome 6, Cicar.CDCFrontier_v2.0, whole genome shotgun sequence.
gatgataaataattttagaataaTTGTTTTTTGTAAATTAGTCAATTATTGTAGAAAATAGagagtattatttttttgactttttagtttttagacATTCCAAgacaattaataatatttactacttttgatattataatttatgttttttctatAATATACTTTGTGATTTGTTATCTCATCTTATACATTTATCTCTACAATAATTAATTCTgcattaaactttaaaatagtaCCTTGGGATTtgtaactataattattattgataaatcaatatataatgttacattaaattttaaaaatgataattaaaatagaaacaaattttttctGCAAACTTgtgaaaattaaaaagtaacAAAAGGAGTACTCACTATGCCggtaaaaatgaaagtaaacaTGCCTTGGTATCTAATAATaggtaaattattattttagtatcTTAAAGTATATAAtgttattttagtatttaactcaacaaaaacatcaaattattcttcaaataatcaaaatgtCAGTAAATTTTGTTTCTTGTGTTATAAAAGTCATGAACTattttgacagtaaattatatatttcagTTACTTTTATAATAGTAAGTTGTatcttttaaaaactatttcagATGATACGATGACTAATTTGGATATTTTGTTGAGTAAGAGATTAAAAtgacaatattttatatatttagagactaaaattatggTTTACcactaataatattttatatattaaagcAAACTCTAAAACAagattttgatatatatatatatatatataaacccaTTTTTAGTaccaacaacaatattttactataatattatttaaattctacttttttattttattttatgagatgtatagtatttttattaaatatgataataGTTGCATCTTTTTATAATTGTGAAGCTTTTTACTTGTTgtactatttaaatatttttatttttttgagacttaaatatacataaaagaaaataattatttttcgaAGGTCTAAATCCCTGACTTTACTAGCTTCGGCCGACCTTGGAATACATTGATCAAGAGGAatatacattcaaattcattaaaattcataatatctaagttaataatataaaacaagaAAAGACATATGTATTTCACAAAATTAAAGTGCATAAAATATTCATGtatctaaatatataatattgataaaaCCAAAACAATTGATTGAATATGTAATGAATCGAAACTAATCTTTCAATTTGACATCGCAACAagacaaaaaatcaaacaacatttTATCAaggttataaataaaataaaataaagtcaggctcaatcaaaataaagaataaaaaaacgTCGGATTCCAATGACGAAATTAATTACAAGACAAAATATAACATGagatttctaaaataatatcttaTTAATATATCActtcactttaattttttttgtttttgttttagaagAGATAATTCatttcatcataattaactcATTCAACTATAAGATTTTGGATTTGAACCTGAGATAAGACGTTCAATCAaacaatatcgatatttatcAATTGAACTAAGACTTAAGAATATATCACTTTACTTTATATATTGATTTCTAAAATGTATGATTTATATATTGATTTCTTAAATGTATTTCATTATCAAAACCATATAGTTTTATGATTTAGTCTAAATtactacaaatttttttaaaacttataagACTCGtttacttaaataattttttttaacagatttaattaaataaatttaaattatatttttaatactattattattatattagattttaaattttacattaaatcataaatttaataatatttttaacaaaaaatatatttaaaaataaaattaagttgaaGAAAATCTGGTTCAGTTTTTcctatttttatataaacttccctatgttttttattttattttaaaaatgatgcattaatataaaataaataaggaaaataaACTTTTTTCCCGAAAGAACTACAACTAAGTGATAAACACGACACCTATTTTTTCATGTACATGtaacatttaattaataaaaaaaattatataacgaCAGTTTTTATatcaacaattaattaaaatcattaaatcagtaaaaatatatgattttaaaaaaaatcatctttaaAGTCATAAATGATTACATAAACATTAAACCCTTTAATTAAATACATGCAACAATATAGTTAGTTCAAATAAGTAAATAACTAATTATATAGTTGAATTCATtgcaaatatttaattaactatttggacatatcacaatatttattattttaaaattgatgaaaaaatggaatattaacaataataatagtttaattgTATAAATTACATTACagtattaacaaaatatttattattttaaagttcATTATCACatataaataaacatatttgaatgattttgataattaaaaacttttacaaaaattgttatataaaaatgaaatgtataataataaataaatatggagAAAGGGTCTATAATAGTAAATAATGAGCCGTATTAAAAGGGGTGCATATTCTCTCCCACGCTTCCACAGTTTCCCCAAACCATTGaatcaaatcaaacacattCCATTCCATGCCCAAACCCCAAATCTCTAAAACATGGTAGCGGAGACAAACGCTCCCGTTACCCTCACCGTTAACAACGACGGCGAACAAACCGCCGCCTTAATATTCACCTACGGCACATTAAAGAAAAACTTCTCCAATCACATCCTTCTCCAAGACCTAATCGACACCGGCGACGCTTCTTTCATCGGAACCTACCGCACCGTACAAAATTACCCTCTCGTATGTGGTCCCTATCGTGTTCCTTTCCTCCTCAATTTACCCGGGTCGGGTCAAACCGTTTACGGCGAACTCTACTCTGTTTCTCCTCTCGGACTTTTAAGGATGGATGAACTTGAGGGAACCTCACGCGCTCACTACGAGCGTCTGCCAATTAAGGTCGTTCCTGTGATCGGCGAGGGGGGAAATGAAGCTGGTGACGTGGATATGGAGATAACGTGCGCTGAGGCGTATTATGCGCATGGTAGCTATGCGATGGAGATGTGGAAGAAGAATGAGAAAAGAGGGTTGAAGTGTTATACGGAGAAAGAAACGATTGGGTATGTGAAGCGTAAAGATAGGCCTCAACATTTGACTTTTCTCGATCATATTCGTTTGTTTCTTCAAGATTGAATCATTCAATTCGtctctgttttttatttttttttttattttctattcttCTTGccacacaaaataaaataaagattattTGAATAGGAATGGGGTTTTAGTGTTTAATTAGGGTTTGTCATAGATGGTGGTTGTTGGGATTTTGGATGTTAAGTGATTCTGTTCTGGTTGGTTTCAAGATTTTCTTTATGGAAGAAAACAGTTATTTGCTCTTTGTATATTTCAGAGTGTGTTCATCCAAAGATAACAATTTGAAGCTGGttatttcaatttcttttaaatttaaatttgtattcaaATCTAGACTCTTTGATTTCGAGATGCTATGAATCTCTGATGACCGCATGTGTAAAATTGTATTACTGCATGCAATAAttgaatgtatcaaaattataaataaaaaaatgaatgtgtttttttaatctGTGAATGAATGTGTTCTTTGTCTCAAATGTGTGTTCTTTAAGTTAGTTCAGTATTCTGCCTGTCATTTTCTATCAtgaaattattaacaaaatgacaaaattaaagataattttttaactttggaTTATTCAAACTGTAATAACATTGTCCTTACACATTTATGAAAGGTTTAGTCTCATTTTATGTATTTcagattaaatttaatttgtatacattATCATCTTAAAAAATTTACTCCATCAATCATcacaatcataaattaaaaaaatttactccaTCAATCAATCACAATCATAAATGTCATTTAGATTTTTGACATAACTATTTTTaagattattaatatataaaaaaatttatataaaaattatactttCTGATGTTATGATTCAAATATGGTGTAAAAAATTCATCTAAatacatgttttatttttcactatttttttatgGGATGCTTGCGTAAAATATGAAGGATTGCTGAGGGTTTGCGTGACACTAACTTCCCCTTTCTCTGAAGGctgcaatttttttatattcttttatctttttctgGTCAAGTTAGAGATTATTAAATTAAGAGTGGATGTTGAATATAATTGTTGACGGGTTTAACTGCCCAATCGAAGAAACTTTAGTGCTTGTATGAAATCATTGTGATTAATTGatgaaacaaaatgaaattttcgTCAACGATTAAGGGTGTATTTATGTCAAACTCACGTATTAATGGTGGTACTAAATAAGGTACACATGTATGGtctatgattttaaattgtggtATGAGATCATAATTGCAATCGAAAACTTTGCTCCAATCACTAATCGTGAACTTTTGAGATATTGAGAATGTATAAACCATAAACactgataaaataatttataagtgATTTGCTTAAACGATTTGCAAGGGTGacgtttttgttttttgttttttttttgaataagttGAGTTTTAAAGACTCCCAAAGTTAAAACAAAATCTTCATATCACCCACAAGATCTTACCCATATATGCCTATTGGACTAATCTTCTTTTGCCACTATGAAAGGTTTTTTGTTTTGATCTCTTTACTGTTTGAGTATCttccaataaaataaatcacaattttaGATCTTGAAGAAATGGTAAGAGTTAATCAAATTAAGACCTGAAATTATTTAGTATCAGTTAAAATGATTCATGATTAACTTAGACAATTTAAAAAGGT
It includes:
- the LOC101506022 gene encoding putative gamma-glutamylcyclotransferase At3g02910, with protein sequence MVAETNAPVTLTVNNDGEQTAALIFTYGTLKKNFSNHILLQDLIDTGDASFIGTYRTVQNYPLVCGPYRVPFLLNLPGSGQTVYGELYSVSPLGLLRMDELEGTSRAHYERLPIKVVPVIGEGGNEAGDVDMEITCAEAYYAHGSYAMEMWKKNEKRGLKCYTEKETIGYVKRKDRPQHLTFLDHIRLFLQD